The following are encoded in a window of Rosa chinensis cultivar Old Blush chromosome 4, RchiOBHm-V2, whole genome shotgun sequence genomic DNA:
- the LOC112195820 gene encoding tetrapyrrole-binding protein, chloroplastic produces the protein MAVNTFQSTYHNHHSTTHDIPPSTTTLFLKPTHTTVTSSPLSSHHHLHSLVISSTKTFSVSPTTSFSTPSSSSSSSKSNTFDLLQQHLSAQNFREADEETRRLLIVLAGEAAQKRGYVFFSEVQFIPEADLKAIDDLWRQHSNNRFGYSVQKRIFFGKVNQDFTNFFIKVGWMKKLDTEVDQYNYRAFPNEFIWELNDDTPEGHLPLTNALRGTQLLKCVLNHPAFKNTEEEEERLLQAGRAAVEGNKAASGGGLKGLMDGSKPLNKRVLESDYSF, from the coding sequence ATGGCCGTCAACACTTTCCAATCCACATACCACAATCACCACTCTACTACTCATGACATTCCTCCTTCCACCACCACTCTTTTCCTTAAACCCACACACACCACCGTAACCTCCTCCCCTCTCTCTTCTCATCACCACCTTCACTCTCTCGTGATCTCTTCAACCAAAACGTTCTCAGTCTCGCCCACCACCTCATTTTcgactccttcttcttcctcctcctcctccaaatCCAACACCTTCGACCTCCTACAGCAGCACCTCTCCGCCCAAAACTTCCGCGAAGCCGACGAAGAGACTCGCCGCCTCCTCATCGTCCTCGCAGGTGAGGCAGCCCAAAAGCGAGGATACGTCTTTTTCTCCGAGGTCCAGTTCATCCCCGAAGCCGACCTCAAAGCCATTGACGACCTCTGGAGACAGCACAGCAACAACAGGTTCGGCTACTCCGTCCAGAAGAGGATATTCTTCGGAAAGGTTAACCAGGACTTCACCAACTTCTTCATCAAAGTCGGGTGGATGAAGAAGCTCGACACTGAGGTCGACCAGTACAACTACAGAGCTTTCCCTAACGAATTCATCTGGGAGCTCAACGACGACACACCCGAGGGTCATCTGCCATTGACGAATGCTTTGAGAGGGACCCAGTTGCTGAAATGCGTTCTGAACCATCCAGCATTTAAGAAcaccgaagaagaagaagaacggcTACTCCAAGCGGGCAGGGCCGCCGTTGAAGGTAATAAAGCAGCTAGTGGTGGAGGGTTGAAGGGGTTAATGGATGGATCCAAACCTCTGAACAAGAGGGTGCTCGAATCAGACTATAGCTTTTGA